The following are from one region of the candidate division KSB1 bacterium genome:
- the radC gene encoding DNA repair protein RadC, translating to MSEAISRIKDWPEHERPRERLMKYGAESLSEAELLGIILRVGNPKESAMELARRLLIEYGGLRGIDQSQIGELCRTKGVGLAKAAQIKAALELAKRLVQQKWDGKAVLNSAEAVYQYIHLRMRDLKREEFHVLFLTARNELIDEKTLFEGSLMESVVSPREIIRTAVQLAAASVILLHNHPSGNPSPSEEDRRATEKISKACRYADISVLDHIIIGKDSFFSFADHGLLPR from the coding sequence ATGAGCGAGGCGATCAGTCGAATCAAGGATTGGCCTGAACATGAACGACCGCGCGAACGGCTCATGAAATACGGCGCCGAAAGCCTTTCGGAGGCTGAATTGCTGGGCATCATTCTGCGCGTCGGCAACCCGAAGGAATCGGCCATGGAATTGGCCAGACGGCTTTTGATCGAATACGGCGGACTGCGCGGCATTGATCAAAGCCAAATCGGCGAATTGTGCCGGACAAAGGGAGTCGGCTTGGCCAAAGCGGCACAGATCAAGGCTGCGCTGGAACTGGCCAAACGTTTGGTGCAGCAAAAGTGGGACGGCAAAGCCGTGCTCAACAGCGCGGAGGCAGTCTATCAGTATATCCATCTGCGGATGCGCGACCTGAAACGAGAAGAGTTTCACGTGCTCTTTTTGACCGCCCGAAACGAATTGATCGACGAAAAGACGCTCTTTGAAGGCAGCCTGATGGAAAGCGTCGTGTCGCCGCGGGAAATCATTCGCACCGCCGTACAACTGGCCGCTGCAAGCGTCATCCTCCTGCACAACCACCCCAGCGGCAACCCGTCTCCCTCCGAGGAGGACCGTCGGGCGACCGAAAAAATCAGTAAGGCATGCCGCTATGCAGACATCAGCGTGCTTGACCACATCATCATCGGCAAGGACTCTTTTTTCAGTTTTGCCGATCACGGACTTTTGCCGCGATGA
- a CDS encoding M14 family zinc carboxypeptidase → MSRIRLIFGLLISLMPAIHAEEMMIRLDLRRLPQPLKRIAPDAEIVAVDRVDGFADVIVNETQLKTLQKNGVFGRIVIKDINAYADSLRQSGYLEHFHSPQQILAELQRAAAESPQIVALHDIGDGFLKQRGLGGQDIWAIKISDEPEKEDDDEADVLFIGNIHAREIITPEVILYFMNYLLTRYGKDPWVTHLVNNREIWLIPTMNPEGLNHVFSGDPVDRGREERRNPLWWRKNMRDNNGDGIFSPYTDGVDLNRNWGWQWGIDDRGSSPYYGEVTYRGAAPFSEPETQALRDFVKQHRFVVSLCYHSYSNLWLYPWGYTFDPLPEPVLRIFKELADSCTTYNGYRSLSSSELYLVNGDSDDWLWGECGIYAFSPEVGHPDFDGFFPDTSRILPLVSENLGANLFMTYVAGEEPRISFVKLQDAEVNQTVRIQATVRPPIVLTTPVELDSAAIFLHYRYSDDLVFHTISLQPDPDAESFVSQISFSRPGRVYYYAEAADKRGRRGYHPRGAPLAVDSLIVYPMTRVADIFVATPFSVFPNPFNSEALVSFTINGREQVLLQIVDLRGRAIRTLCNQFLDEGAYTLRWQGDLADGSQAASGIYYVMLKSGRRRSVNKVVLLR, encoded by the coding sequence TTGAGTCGAATTCGGCTGATATTCGGATTATTGATTTCGCTGATGCCCGCGATACATGCTGAAGAGATGATGATTCGTCTCGACCTGCGCCGACTGCCGCAGCCTCTAAAACGCATAGCGCCGGATGCGGAAATTGTGGCCGTTGATCGCGTGGACGGTTTTGCAGACGTCATTGTCAATGAGACGCAGTTGAAAACGCTGCAAAAGAATGGCGTTTTTGGTAGAATTGTAATTAAGGACATTAACGCCTACGCCGATTCGCTTCGGCAAAGCGGCTACTTGGAGCACTTTCACAGTCCGCAACAAATTCTTGCCGAGCTGCAAAGGGCGGCAGCTGAATCTCCCCAAATCGTCGCTCTGCATGACATCGGAGACGGTTTTTTGAAGCAGCGCGGTCTTGGGGGGCAGGATATATGGGCGATCAAAATTTCTGACGAACCGGAAAAAGAGGACGATGACGAAGCAGATGTCCTTTTCATCGGCAACATTCACGCGCGGGAAATCATTACACCGGAAGTCATCCTTTACTTTATGAATTATCTGCTCACCCGTTACGGCAAAGACCCATGGGTGACGCATCTGGTTAACAATCGGGAGATCTGGCTTATCCCAACCATGAATCCCGAGGGATTGAATCATGTTTTTTCCGGCGATCCGGTCGATCGCGGCCGAGAAGAACGACGCAATCCTTTATGGTGGCGAAAAAACATGCGCGACAACAACGGTGACGGCATCTTTTCCCCTTATACGGACGGAGTTGATTTGAACCGCAATTGGGGCTGGCAATGGGGAATCGATGACCGCGGCTCCAGTCCGTATTACGGCGAAGTTACCTATCGAGGCGCAGCACCCTTCTCGGAGCCGGAGACGCAGGCGCTGCGTGATTTCGTCAAACAGCACCGTTTCGTCGTGTCGCTTTGTTACCACAGCTACAGCAATCTATGGCTATATCCTTGGGGCTACACTTTTGATCCCCTCCCTGAACCGGTCTTGCGTATATTTAAGGAACTGGCCGACAGCTGCACGACTTATAACGGCTATCGTTCCCTGTCTTCGTCGGAACTCTATCTTGTAAACGGCGACAGTGACGATTGGCTATGGGGCGAATGCGGCATCTATGCCTTTTCTCCGGAAGTAGGGCACCCCGATTTCGACGGCTTTTTCCCGGACACTTCCCGCATCCTGCCGTTGGTTTCCGAAAATTTGGGCGCCAATCTTTTCATGACTTATGTCGCAGGCGAAGAGCCGAGGATTTCTTTCGTAAAACTACAGGATGCCGAGGTCAATCAAACCGTCCGTATTCAGGCAACCGTTCGACCTCCGATCGTTCTAACCACGCCGGTCGAATTGGATAGTGCGGCCATTTTTCTGCATTACCGCTACTCTGATGACTTGGTTTTTCATACGATTTCTTTACAACCTGATCCGGACGCAGAGTCTTTTGTTTCTCAAATTTCCTTTTCGCGGCCGGGGCGGGTGTACTATTATGCAGAAGCCGCCGATAAGCGCGGCAGGCGCGGATATCATCCGCGAGGTGCGCCTTTGGCCGTCGATTCGCTGATAGTCTATCCGATGACAAGGGTTGCCGATATTTTCGTCGCTACACCATTCTCGGTTTTCCCAAATCCGTTCAACAGTGAAGCATTGGTCTCCTTTACCATAAACGGCCGAGAGCAGGTTCTCCTGCAGATCGTCGATCTAAGGGGAAGAGCAATTCGCACTCTATGCAATCAATTCTTGGACGAAGGCGCTTACACCTTGCGTTGGCAGGGTGATTTGGCCGACGGCTCGCAGGCTGCATCAGGAATTTACTACGTGATGCTAAAGAGCGGCAGACGCCGGAGTGTAAACAAAGTGGTTTTGCTGCGCTAA
- a CDS encoding T9SS type A sorting domain-containing protein gives MKKIVIVLVLFALLVAGEAYAKVFTRLQLVSNDNGVLVVDVQAFSNYGTPLISFYRGSFKISKTLEKRVTSVSFVHYLFPRPAYTHKYGYSTAYNKVTWTYIYDKNAQKPYSSIGKDWVTVLRVIINYNTSDEKATLSWAGSPSYLVLDAGDRDITGDYYPIPGNLQDIPLPVQLSLFKAEPIETGSVRIEWRTETEVNNLGFNLYRSSREDEGFERINKELILGQGTSSVPRQYVFEDEPPADMNTAWYLVESISTEGVSTFEGPVAAALSSAKSSLAPASFDLISNYPNPFNPTTEIRYRVDSAADVSLTIYSLSGKMVKSLFSGFQNEGTFRISWDGRNADGSLVDSGIYICELRIGERTIHHKMTLIK, from the coding sequence ATGAAAAAAATTGTGATCGTGTTGGTGCTTTTTGCCTTGCTGGTTGCCGGAGAAGCCTATGCTAAAGTTTTCACGCGGCTGCAACTGGTCAGCAACGACAACGGTGTTCTGGTTGTCGATGTTCAGGCGTTCAGCAACTATGGAACTCCGCTCATCAGCTTTTACCGCGGCAGCTTCAAGATATCAAAAACCCTAGAGAAAAGAGTAACCTCCGTTTCGTTCGTGCACTATCTGTTCCCCCGTCCTGCCTACACCCATAAATACGGCTACAGCACGGCCTATAATAAAGTGACCTGGACCTACATTTATGATAAAAATGCACAAAAGCCGTATTCTTCGATCGGCAAGGACTGGGTGACGGTCTTGCGTGTCATCATTAATTACAATACCAGCGATGAGAAGGCGACTCTCTCCTGGGCCGGATCTCCTTCTTACTTGGTCCTTGACGCCGGCGATCGAGACATTACCGGTGATTATTATCCGATTCCCGGTAATCTTCAGGACATTCCGCTGCCGGTGCAGCTCTCTTTGTTCAAAGCCGAGCCGATCGAAACCGGGTCTGTCCGCATAGAATGGCGAACTGAAACGGAAGTGAACAACCTCGGCTTCAATCTTTACCGCAGCAGCCGAGAAGATGAAGGGTTTGAGCGCATTAACAAAGAATTGATCCTCGGGCAGGGAACCTCGTCCGTACCGCGCCAATATGTTTTTGAGGATGAACCGCCCGCCGATATGAATACAGCCTGGTACTTGGTCGAAAGCATTTCAACGGAAGGCGTCAGCACGTTCGAAGGACCGGTTGCAGCGGCTCTCTCTTCCGCGAAAAGCAGTCTGGCGCCCGCATCCTTTGACTTGATCAGCAATTATCCCAATCCGTTCAATCCGACGACGGAAATCCGTTACCGTGTCGATTCAGCGGCCGACGTATCGCTGACGATCTATAGCTTATCCGGAAAAATGGTCAAAAGCCTCTTTTCCGGTTTTCAGAATGAAGGTACTTTTCGCATTAGTTGGGACGGCCGCAACGCCGACGGATCCCTGGTCGATTCGGGCATTTACATTTGCGAACTCAGGATCGGAGAACGCACGATCCATCACAAAATGACTTTGATAAAATAA
- the mutL gene encoding DNA mismatch repair endonuclease MutL yields MPNQTIQILPEIVVNKIAAGEVIDRPSSVVKELVENAIDAGATSITVLLKDGGKSLIQVVDNGVGMSEEDAVLSFQRHATSKIRDIHDVERVQTLGFRGEALASIAAVSRVEMKTIPQGQYEGTVVQIAGGVIHSVGKIGGNPGTSIAVKNLFFNTPARRKFLRADSTEYRHILTMMNRFTLAYPDIEFTLYHQDHQVYHLAKSDARTRIVEVLGVLGENFLEVTDENALFELRGFIGNKEALRKTRDDQYLFVNRRWINDRILSSAVAAGYGEILPKDRFPTYVLFFTIDQERIDVNVHPTKSEIKFADQQALFPLVRSAVRRALFKEEAVPDIRPTTSNTWRKSGRLGFSPLEELRSTLSQQRTIDFDAGQAFYAPPNPESKTAATPEAEASEKGKFWQIHNQYILSEIKSGLVIVDQHAAHERIYYERVKSALRNRNAASQQLLFPHTIDLPAEDYELLLEILPFLERMGFVIKGFGSRTVVLEGIPADLRIRAEEKILPEILDEYKLNQTTETDVQERVAKSVACRAAVMSGDKLSEKEMNALIDQLFACETPYFCPHGRPTMITLTLEELDRRFERT; encoded by the coding sequence ATGCCGAATCAGACGATTCAGATACTTCCTGAAATCGTTGTCAACAAAATTGCCGCCGGCGAGGTGATCGACCGCCCCTCTTCTGTTGTCAAGGAGCTGGTTGAAAATGCCATTGACGCCGGCGCGACGAGCATTACAGTGCTGCTGAAGGACGGCGGCAAATCTCTGATTCAGGTTGTCGACAATGGCGTCGGCATGTCGGAAGAAGATGCCGTGCTTTCGTTTCAGCGGCATGCTACCTCCAAGATTCGTGATATACACGACGTTGAACGGGTACAGACCCTCGGTTTTCGCGGCGAGGCGCTGGCAAGTATCGCCGCTGTTTCCCGCGTCGAAATGAAGACCATTCCGCAAGGCCAATACGAGGGCACTGTGGTGCAGATTGCCGGCGGCGTCATTCATTCCGTCGGCAAAATCGGCGGCAATCCGGGTACGTCGATCGCCGTGAAAAATCTTTTTTTCAATACGCCGGCGCGGCGAAAATTTCTGCGTGCGGATTCTACGGAATATCGCCACATCCTGACCATGATGAACCGCTTTACCTTGGCTTATCCGGATATCGAATTCACCCTCTATCACCAGGATCATCAAGTCTATCATCTGGCTAAAAGTGATGCCCGTACGCGGATTGTAGAGGTCCTCGGAGTTCTCGGCGAAAATTTCCTCGAAGTGACGGATGAAAATGCGCTTTTTGAACTGCGGGGATTTATCGGCAATAAAGAGGCGCTGCGAAAGACGCGCGATGATCAATACCTCTTTGTGAATCGACGTTGGATCAACGATCGAATTCTTTCTTCAGCCGTCGCGGCCGGTTATGGAGAGATTCTGCCAAAAGATCGATTCCCCACTTATGTTTTATTCTTTACCATCGATCAGGAACGAATCGACGTCAACGTTCATCCTACAAAAAGCGAAATCAAATTTGCAGATCAACAGGCGCTGTTTCCCTTGGTGCGCAGCGCTGTCCGCAGGGCTCTTTTCAAAGAGGAGGCGGTGCCCGACATCCGCCCGACGACATCCAATACATGGCGAAAAAGCGGACGGCTCGGTTTTTCGCCGCTGGAAGAGCTGCGCAGCACCCTTTCCCAGCAACGTACGATCGATTTTGACGCCGGTCAGGCGTTTTATGCTCCCCCCAATCCGGAATCGAAAACAGCTGCGACGCCGGAAGCTGAGGCATCTGAAAAAGGAAAATTTTGGCAGATTCACAATCAGTACATTCTTTCGGAAATCAAAAGCGGGCTCGTCATCGTTGATCAGCACGCCGCCCACGAACGGATCTATTACGAACGCGTCAAATCGGCGCTGCGCAACCGCAATGCCGCATCGCAGCAGCTGCTTTTCCCTCATACCATCGATCTGCCGGCAGAGGATTACGAGCTGTTGCTTGAGATTTTGCCGTTTTTAGAGCGTATGGGATTCGTCATTAAGGGTTTCGGCTCGCGCACCGTGGTGTTGGAAGGGATACCGGCCGATCTGCGCATCCGCGCTGAGGAAAAGATCTTGCCGGAAATTCTCGATGAATACAAACTGAATCAGACCACCGAAACCGACGTGCAGGAGCGGGTGGCGAAAAGTGTAGCTTGTCGCGCCGCCGTCATGAGCGGCGACAAGTTGTCGGAAAAAGAGATGAACGCTCTGATCGATCAGCTCTTTGCCTGCGAAACGCCCTACTTTTGCCCGCACGGAAGGCCGACCATGATTACTTTGACTTTGGAAGAACTTGACCGCCGTTTCGAACGTACATAA
- the miaA gene encoding tRNA (adenosine(37)-N6)-dimethylallyltransferase MiaA, which yields MTAVSNVHKVLVLVGPTAVGKTALSLLVAEQVGAEIVSADSRQVYCHMDIGTAKPTPEERRRVPHHFIDVRSPADYYSAGEYGREARACIEKLLADGRPVMIVGGSGFYLHALIDGLFAPPLSDPQIKELWRRRIAEEGKEAVFDFLRRIDPMTAARLHCNDTQRVVRALEVYSLTGRPISAWQKGEEEPASFPTFWIGLTRSREQLYKRIEQRVDEMIAAGLVEEAESLLQMGFSPDLNSLRTVGYQEAFAFLAGKMSREEMIRQIKLETRRYAKRQLTWFRRDDRILWIDLDQRETEEAAQEILQIWRNEP from the coding sequence TTGACCGCCGTTTCGAACGTACATAAAGTGTTGGTGCTCGTCGGCCCGACGGCTGTCGGTAAAACTGCTCTTTCGCTGCTCGTTGCGGAGCAGGTCGGAGCCGAGATCGTTTCGGCCGACTCGCGCCAAGTCTACTGCCATATGGACATTGGCACGGCCAAGCCCACTCCGGAAGAACGTCGACGCGTGCCGCACCATTTTATCGATGTGCGCTCACCGGCCGACTATTACAGCGCCGGCGAATACGGCAGAGAAGCGAGGGCGTGCATCGAGAAATTGCTGGCTGACGGCCGACCCGTCATGATCGTCGGCGGCTCGGGATTTTATCTCCACGCGCTGATCGACGGACTCTTTGCGCCGCCCCTTTCGGATCCGCAGATCAAAGAGCTTTGGCGACGGCGCATTGCCGAGGAAGGCAAGGAGGCGGTCTTTGATTTTCTTCGACGCATCGATCCAATGACGGCCGCTCGCCTGCATTGCAACGATACGCAGCGGGTGGTGCGCGCCTTGGAGGTCTATTCCTTGACCGGTCGTCCGATTTCCGCTTGGCAAAAGGGTGAAGAAGAACCGGCAAGTTTTCCGACCTTTTGGATTGGGCTGACGAGGTCTCGCGAACAATTGTACAAGCGAATCGAGCAGCGCGTGGACGAAATGATTGCCGCCGGCTTGGTGGAAGAAGCCGAGTCGTTGCTGCAGATGGGCTTTTCGCCGGACCTCAATTCGCTGAGGACCGTGGGATACCAGGAGGCCTTTGCCTTTTTGGCCGGAAAAATGAGCCGTGAGGAGATGATCCGACAAATCAAACTCGAAACGCGACGCTATGCCAAGCGGCAATTGACCTGGTTTCGTCGTGATGACCGCATTCTTTGGATTGACCTCGATCAAAGAGAAACCGAAGAGGCGGCACAGGAGATCCTTCAGATTTGGCGGAATGAACCGTAA
- a CDS encoding DapH/DapD/GlmU-related protein — protein MKRFRDLSPEEVMRKVTTEMVLRAVKLGRRKGRQIYISKSSGGQGVPVDHLDPRTPEGRRALEQFLTPVKRHYTFHGLGLPEEKNAINWRKLNVSTPRRILLFLQLILSLIMKGTPLKNKFLRFMGVHIGKNTEIMQGVWLDHFRPELIFIGDNTLIGAFSRLTVHAYEGGGRFRYGLIEIGNRCIIGAGTGMGAIKIEDDVRVLPGTVLSPYLTRIRSRSVVGWNPPNVRRLEEQANEENSN, from the coding sequence ATGAAACGCTTTCGGGATCTTTCACCCGAAGAGGTCATGCGTAAAGTAACGACCGAAATGGTCTTACGCGCCGTCAAGCTGGGAAGACGTAAAGGCCGCCAAATTTATATCTCAAAGAGTTCGGGCGGCCAGGGGGTGCCGGTCGACCATCTCGATCCGCGTACGCCTGAAGGCCGCCGCGCTCTCGAGCAGTTTCTGACGCCCGTAAAACGCCACTACACTTTCCACGGTCTCGGCCTTCCGGAAGAGAAAAACGCGATCAATTGGCGAAAGCTCAACGTTTCGACTCCGCGCCGCATACTTTTGTTCCTTCAACTTATTCTGTCGTTGATTATGAAGGGCACCCCGCTGAAGAACAAGTTCCTTCGGTTTATGGGCGTGCACATCGGCAAAAACACTGAAATCATGCAGGGCGTTTGGCTGGATCACTTTCGCCCGGAGTTGATTTTTATCGGCGACAACACGCTCATCGGCGCTTTTTCACGCTTGACCGTTCATGCCTATGAAGGCGGAGGGCGCTTTCGTTACGGCCTGATCGAGATCGGAAACCGCTGCATCATCGGCGCCGGTACCGGCATGGGCGCCATTAAAATCGAGGACGACGTGCGCGTTCTCCCCGGCACCGTTCTTTCTCCCTATTTGACCCGTATTCGCAGCCGCTCCGTCGTCGGCTGGAACCCGCCGAATGTTCGTCGCCTCGAAGAACAAGCAAACGAGGAGAACTCTAACTGA
- a CDS encoding HAD family hydrolase — MKAYLKKAVFFDRDGTLIVNVPYNGDPEKVTLMPGAAEACRLLHAAGFCLFIISNQSGVGRGLITEEQVTLVNERTLDLLGPELFTAVYYCLDDPNNPISGCRKPSPIMLLTAHKEYGINLQASFMVGDKEEDVQAGHAAGCRTVRLLQDTGESAADFTACSLSEAAQWILSLE; from the coding sequence ATGAAGGCATATCTGAAAAAAGCCGTCTTTTTCGATCGCGACGGCACATTGATCGTAAACGTGCCTTACAACGGCGATCCGGAAAAAGTGACTCTCATGCCGGGCGCTGCGGAAGCCTGTCGCCTGCTTCATGCGGCGGGCTTTTGCCTGTTCATTATCAGCAACCAGTCGGGCGTCGGCCGCGGCCTGATAACCGAAGAACAGGTCACGCTGGTCAACGAAAGAACGCTTGATCTGCTCGGACCCGAGCTTTTTACTGCGGTTTATTACTGCCTGGATGACCCCAATAACCCCATTTCCGGCTGCCGTAAACCGTCGCCAATCATGCTGCTGACGGCGCACAAAGAGTACGGCATCAATCTGCAGGCGTCGTTTATGGTGGGCGACAAAGAAGAGGACGTTCAGGCCGGACACGCCGCAGGATGCCGCACCGTGCGTCTGCTTCAGGATACCGGCGAATCAGCTGCAGACTTTACGGCGTGCAGCCTTTCCGAAGCGGCGCAGTGGATCCTTTCGCTCGAATAG
- the rfaE1 gene encoding D-glycero-beta-D-manno-heptose-7-phosphate kinase produces the protein MDSLQRIDEIISLLQKQRILVLGDLMLDEFIWGKVDRISPEAPVPVVQVTGESWYPGGAANVARNLADFGIRTALGGLLGNDAAGEKLLELFGRSNISNEAVFQADDFHTIVKTRIIARHQQVVRVDREKRRLIRPEEVETVLERIRPLFSSIDAVIVEDYGKGFITQPLLDGLVALAEEHMRIITVDPNPNNPLDWSGVTLVKPNRKEAFQWLGLPESEEHEELIKVGRLLLEKWRVSLLLITMGEEGMMLFDPPNEPYHTPTRARDVYDVSGAGDTVIAFVTAALAAGLSAVEAAEIANHAAGIVVGKLGTATVTPEELRAELASNSTLFVGRT, from the coding sequence ATGGATTCTCTGCAGCGGATCGATGAAATCATCAGCTTGTTACAAAAGCAGCGCATTCTGGTGTTGGGCGACCTCATGCTCGACGAATTTATTTGGGGCAAGGTAGACCGCATATCCCCCGAGGCGCCGGTGCCTGTCGTGCAGGTGACCGGCGAGAGCTGGTATCCAGGCGGGGCAGCCAATGTGGCGAGAAATCTGGCGGATTTCGGCATCCGAACCGCTCTCGGCGGGTTGTTGGGAAACGACGCGGCCGGCGAAAAACTGCTCGAGTTGTTTGGACGCAGCAACATTTCGAACGAAGCGGTTTTTCAGGCGGATGATTTTCACACGATCGTCAAAACACGGATCATCGCCAGACATCAGCAGGTGGTGCGTGTCGACCGCGAAAAAAGGCGGCTGATCCGGCCTGAAGAAGTCGAGACGGTATTGGAACGGATCAGGCCGCTGTTTTCCTCGATCGACGCCGTCATCGTCGAAGATTACGGCAAAGGCTTTATCACGCAGCCGCTGCTCGACGGACTCGTGGCGTTGGCGGAAGAGCACATGCGCATCATTACGGTGGATCCGAATCCGAACAACCCTCTGGATTGGTCGGGGGTGACGCTGGTCAAGCCGAACCGCAAAGAGGCTTTCCAGTGGTTGGGATTACCTGAGAGCGAAGAACACGAAGAGCTGATCAAAGTCGGCAGGCTGCTTTTGGAAAAGTGGCGGGTTTCTTTGCTTCTGATCACGATGGGCGAGGAAGGGATGATGCTGTTCGATCCGCCGAACGAACCTTATCACACGCCGACGCGCGCCCGCGATGTTTACGATGTTTCCGGCGCGGGCGATACGGTCATTGCCTTTGTCACCGCTGCGCTGGCAGCGGGCCTTTCAGCCGTCGAGGCGGCGGAAATCGCAAACCACGCGGCGGGCATCGTCGTCGGCAAACTCGGCACGGCAACGGTCACGCCGGAAGAGCTGCGAGCAGAGCTCGCCTCGAACAGTACCCTTTTTGTCGGCAGGACATGA